The Paramisgurnus dabryanus chromosome 24, PD_genome_1.1, whole genome shotgun sequence genome contains the following window.
TCCATTACCCAAAATAGAGGATTAATAGCAAATACATTACTGTATTTGGGGGCGGCTGTTGTGAATTAGCCTATCTTTCCTTTGTTTTTCCTTTATACTACATTTCCCACAATCCCTTGCAGTCTGCATCACCATTTTTAGTGTACTCCATTACCCATAATCCCCAGCTGAGGTCTATAAATAGACCTCATTTCCTTTCTTTGTTCCTTTGTATTGGTGAGGTGTGGGCCTGAAGATGAGCACTCATTCATGTTTGTTTGAGTGTTTCCACAAGATGTGTAATGTGAGTTTTCTATTGTATTGTTTATTTGAATTTGATGGGCTGTATACTTGTCATTAGTAGGTTTATTGATATTATGTTTGATGTTGAATGGTTtccatgtttattattatttgtgagCCTGATTTCTTTATTGTATTGTTTGTAGTGACCAGAAAACCATCTTTATCATCCTGTGTATCATAAGCATTCTGCTTATCCTGTGGAACCTGTGTAATGTGCATCCAGTTTTAATGTCAACAAGAATAAATGAGAGCAAAAGGAATGGTATCTGTCCCGTGTTTTAACAAGACACACCACCAAGTACTACACGTCCACTGAACCCTGGGTACTTTTACCATCTAGTATCCAACAATTACAATAAATCCTATTTGAGATCATTGAACATTTGTCTTGACATCATCACTCAATTTTGTTTATCCTTATAGTTAAGATAACATCTGCACACAACTGAAAGCATCTTCTTATGGACTGTGTCACCACAGATCTCCTTTTGTGTGGCCCACGGTACCAACGGTGGATTGTAAGGCTGGGAATAACAGGGAAAATGTTTTACTCCGTAACAACAGAGCCTTTACTGTACCATCTGCATACTAATGAACAAAGACCATAGGCAGAGTTGTTTATCCAGAACAGTAGGGGTTAAAGgtggtcttctgattggtcagtttcaGTTTCGGTCATATGGTCAAAGAAGGATAAAAAGCAATGTTTGGATATGGTCTGCTGTCCTCCATTGGGCTGGTCTCAATGAGCTCTGCTTTTGGATTTTGCTCATTCTCTAGGCTCTTCCTCTTTACCTGAGCTATGGGGTTTATTTTTATCAAATCAACATATCTTTTTATGTTACTTAaacttaactttaaaaaaatcatttttttatgtcaaCGTTTTAAGCCAAAACTAAAGTTGAAAtcgacttgcaaaaccaagtttttCCCATATGGAATAGTAACTGCTGATTGGACGATCTGAGGGTTTTTCATACAAGTTTTATTCCACATGGCTCATTTATATTTAGGAACATTTCATTATTGTAGCAGTTGTATGTATAGCAAAGTCAAAGAACATTATAGGAGAAACTACACACATCAAAATTCTGCATCAATTGAGTCAATTGCTTTATGTTTTGAAATGGGATTTGCTGGCGATATGATCACTCGTTTATTACAAAATAAGTTTGTCATGACAGGTCTGATGATATAAGCCTGTGTGTAAAGtagaaattaaatacatttgtgaTACAGACAGAATGGGACAAAAATGACATCATTTATGCATGCATGTTTATTAGGCCTATATACACatatttaatgttaaatcattcATATCTTTTCAACAAACTAAAATCatgaaatattacatttttggtaaatgtgtctatatatatatatatatatatatatatatatatatatatatatatatatatatatatatatatatatatatatatatatatatatatatatttattttatttttttatatattgtctcctgatgtattttaatacaGATAACATTTCAACTTTGGTGCCAGTGAGTGAGGGAGAATCTTTCACTTTATCCACTAACCTTACTAAACTGCAGGACAATGATTTCATAACATGgtattatataaacaaatggattgctaaagatgatacattCAATAACAGACTTCAGCTGGACATTAATACTGGAGCTCTCACCATCACTAACACCAGTAAAATCCACTCTGGACTCTATAAACTGCTGATCACTAATGGACCACATCAGGAATGTCTGAATTATAATGTTACTGTATATGGTGAGTTAATCCGACCTGTAGTAAAATCATTGTAATTACATTGTAATTACATTGCATTACTGGCAAGACTCAAGGTTTACTGCTTTTataaaatttttgtttgtttattaactGATTGTTTAGGTCTTTAATCTTTGATGTTCTCCAGATCGTCTTCCCCCTCCTGTCATCACCAATGACTCAACACAATGctcttcaaatgatttaaaatgtgttgtgatGTGTTCAGTGAATGTGACAGATGTGACTCTCTCCTGGTATAATGAAAGCAGATTACACTCCAGCATCAATGTGTCTGATCTTAAAATTAGTAACTTTCTTTGTCTGGAGGTGGAATATCATGATACAAACAACTACAGCTGTGTGGTGAACAATTCATTCACCAACAAAACTACACAACTCAACAAGAGTGCACTATGTAACGGTATGATATCAGTTGATATTAATGCTTATTTAATATGATCTCTGCTTGTCAAAGTTTGTTTTTTGCCACAGCTCCTGAGCTAGATGTATTTGTCTACAAAAgcaatttatataaacatataaacaccCTTCACATAAAGCAAATATTTTAGTTTATCTTCTCAAGGGACAATACTATAGAAATGATTTAGAGTAGTCAATTTAAAGTAGGAAAGGCTCCAGCATCTTGCGTCCCAGCATAAGATAACAGGTTAAGATGATGCGTACTTTGCATGGATAGATACTGTATATGAGTTTTGCATGTTGTACTGTTAAGTCATTCACATAATGGGAGAGTAAATGGAAAGTTGGGATTTTGATTAGTGCTGACCCATAAAGGATTttaaaggccgataccgatacaaatGTTTGATGGTTTTAAAATCCGATATTCCGATATATCACCATGAACTCACTTAACCGTTGTTCTCTCTGCCCGACTCTGGCTGGATCAGCAGGTTGGAGGATGTGTGACAGGTTATACACAAGTGTTGCCAACAGGGTGGTTGTAGAGTGCCCTCTGGTGGACAAACTATACAACGGCAACACTCATGACATGGTTGAAGGCTGTTTTATccgttttttgttttgtttaaaggggtcatatgatgaaaatgttagcattgccactttgtaggtgtgagcaaaaataggtcattgaaatttggctttcattatgatgtcataaggatatcttattagaataataccgcctctttaatctgaactctccaaccactgcactgccgtttagtgcagagagaaagaaagagaaaggaaggacttgacagcacaattgagtttgaattacaacaaaccaccatcattgtgatcagtgtttgcactttatccgctcatttgcattttaaaaaacacacccaaaacgacacatttttgcacttgacagcacaatagagtttcaattacaacaaaccaccatcattgtgatcagtgtttgcacttcatccgctcatttgcattttaaaaaacacacccaaaacgacacatttttgctcaaacctacaaagtgttaatgctaacattttcatcatatgacccctttaaatattcatttatcggccattatgaatgcagataccgatagtttggaaaatgcctaatatcggcctgccgatatatcggtcgggCAATAAGTTTGATTCATCTTTATTAATCAAATCATTTTACATATTCCTTTTAtctcatttatttgtgtttaacaTTCAAACTGCCATCATTTAAGGGCACTTTGTTCTTATAATGCTGTTTTATAACAAATAATTTATTGTCATGTGATGAATGAATTTGTTTTCTGATTTAACTCAGGTTTAAATCATATTGGCAAAGTTTACACAAATAattgttttatgtttgtttattacagATCACAGCCAGCACTTTAAATGGCTTAAAATTGGTGCTTCTGTTGTTGGGggtgttgtttttattgttctTTTTGTTTTGGTCTCTTGGTGCTGGTGTAAAAAGAAGTTCCCATGTCAAAAGGGCAAGTATCACCTCGAGCATGtacaaacataaacataaacatgtaacaccattaaaaaaaatttaaatataggAGTtgcttatttacatttttgtgtgtAAATTCTTTAATAcgtaaaatacataaaaaaagttGATATTTAGGCCAGAGCTTAATAAAGTTAAGTCTGTCAGTAAGTATAAGATCTCATGGTTATTATGATGATTCTGAATTTTAAATCAACAAGTGGACAACACTCCTGGACAAGCAAACGGTAAATTTTTACCATACATCTTAAATCAATATGAATaaactttttgtttgttttgtataacacattgaaaaatgtaaaactaCAAATGTGTATCTTTAGGTTGTTGACCTGCTATACCAAATTGTTATGcagaataaatgtaataaagttaagagaaataaataaacataaaagttaGGATTGAGCAGATGATGTTAGTAAATAGATAATGTTAAATTTAAGTCTAACAGTCAGTCTAAGATCTTGTGGTCATTTTGATGTGATTCTGATTTTGGGTGTTCAGCAGATGACAGTAAAGATCAAGATGGGACCAGTAACAATTCTGCACAAGGCAATGGTAACTGATGCTTTACATCCTCACAGTATGTCTACAGTGTAAAACATTAAATAGTTACTCAAATGATACTGTCATGGcgacatttaacaaaaaatgtatttttataacaggGGCAGCTGGAGCAGGCACTTCAGGCAACAACCCTGAGGAAGATACACCTCTGATAGTTCAACCATCATCACCACCACAGGAGTCTGTGCCTTTAAAGCAGCTTTGCTGCAAATAGTTACAGAAACCTTCAGTTAGATAAACTATGATCTATTCAAAggtttgagatttttttttattttgctttaagGATACATTAATATGATGTTAATAGTTGCATTAATAACatgtataatattataaattacaattttaatttattttaagctAATGTTGTTGTCTTCTAACTTTCTGTTCATCAAAGAATCTTCATGAAGCTGTTACATTATTGAAATTTTCAGGTACAAAATTTCATGCTCTACTTTTTGTCTGGTAGCTGTTTCTCGCTGACCTTAAATGTAGATTTATCCATTTAAAATTATTCAACATTCAATTTTTCTGAAGTTCATTAGTAGATTtgttatctgtttttttttttattttttttttttgctttttcactGATATTGCAGCTCAAACCATCACAGATCCACCACTGTGTTTCACCGTGGACATACAATATTCGAGGTGCTAAACTTCTTTGGAGCTTCTCTACATCTTAACACTATCATATCTGAGAAAGAAACTGAAAGTGGACTCATCTAACACTGCTGACACCGTTGAAACTGACGTTTGGCATTGGAACGAGTGACCAAAGGTTTGGCAATACCAGTCCGACTATGCTCCCAACAAACATTATATCCATTGTTATTGTACCTATTTATTggataaatatttattttttccaaggatgtttttatgttttttttttcatttattttatttgtaacaaaaaatCTGTTGAGTTTATTGTGCAAAGATTGTTTTTTATCTGACAGCGTTCTAATGTTTTCAGCTCCATAGTTTAATATATTGACAATCTGAAACTGAAACCAGTTTAAAGTTCAATCTTGTTTTACATTAATATCAGGTCATTACATTTTCCAACTCCCAGAACCAGCACTGAGCACATCTCACATTACAAGCATTAGGCTACAATGTTACTCCTCTGGTGATGTTTGACAGACATATCTACACTAATTATGTCAGGTGGACGATAACACAAACTATAGGCCTAAGaaaccttaaaggggacatattgtgagactttttaagatttgtgtccccagagtacatatgtgaagttttaccCCAAATAcatgataaataatttattatagcatgctaAATTTGCTGCTTTGTAGGcataagcaaaaatgtgctgtttttgggtgcatcctttaaaatgcatatgagctgataaaatgcaaacactgatcaccataatggtggtttgttggaattgaaactcaattgtgctgtcaattaatCGCACaattaatcgttacaccccgTAATGTGTCATTTTGAAagtttatatactttataaagtaatattattaatgtgTTTGCTGATCTTGTGAGCATATTGTACAGTAGTGTGTGAAATGAATTGTGTGTGATTACGATTGAATAACCACTAGAGTGCAGTGTTGTGCTGTGAATTACATCATTAGTTGTCATTTGTCCTAGTAAAAGCATACAAACTTGATGTTAATTTcatgcatatatttatttaaataatagttTTCTATTTACCTCTCTTCAATTGTTAATAAAGTGATATATATTGGTGTGAAGTCCTGTATATCTCTCATTGAACCTTTGCTCTGTTTAAAAtaggtttgtttgtttttaaggtaagtgggttacaaaaatcacttaaaatttTACTACTTGcacttaatatataaacataatctGTGATACATTGAAAAATCAATTACATTTAACGTTCACTTTGATAGTCTAACATATTACAATTGATTGTGTTTTTTAGTATAAAATATACTTCTTAAAAGTATACAAAAGTGCGCTTATTTTTCTCAAGGGTACGTTTTTATTAAATgagtttattttctgtttttatggAGGGCTTAAGAGGACTTTTATTGAATACAAGGCTTACATTATTAAACCAAGACTGCAATCGTTTTTTCAGATTGCTTGTGCAGCTTCAAACCTCTTTTTTGATATGGTGATGTATAAAATTCAAATAATTTCTTAGGGACATTCAGAAAAATGGGACAAAAGGCCTTGCTGGAAAAAAAACGTATTTTAGAATGCACAGAAACAGCCTAATTGTTATATTATTCAAATGACAGAGTTTGTTTAACAAATTTTTCACGGTCCATCCCAGTAGATGGCGGAAATGCGCCTAAAGGTGGTTTTGCCTAACCGCcataaaacacaaaagaagaagtAACGTCAGTTTGTTGTTGGCTTGCTAGAGAAGAGTCGTAATAAAGTGTGCTTTTACCATGTCGAGACGGTGTTATTTTCACCCCGACTGCAAATCTCCTTTATATGGCCTTCCTAAGGATGACGAAATTAGAAAACAATggttaaattttatttttaactcaaGTGTTGAACATAACAACCCCAACATATTTCTGTGCGCTGCGCATTTTACAGATGACAGCTTCCTTAATCGCGGGGAGTACAATGCTGGTTTCGCACAAAGGCTTATTCTGAAAAATTCATCCGTTCCCACTTTATCAGGACAATCGGATAATGAACCAAAACCTGTAAGTATGTTTCATTTTGTGATGATATGGTTTCAGTTTCAAGCGTAATTTGGCGCCGATAGCCAGTTAACGCTAAATGCTAATTCatcagtgtgtgtgttcatCTTAAACATCATTTACTCTAAATCAATAAGTTATAGCTGCGTCCCAATTCGTTTACTAATAATATGCATTAATAGTTTGTAGGCTACTGTAGTTGTGTTCGAAAGGTACTTACTTTTGAGTGCAAACCACACTGTGCCGTTTCTCAGtcagaaggctgcagcttccggaggtcgcatttgcagggtgcatacgtcatcaagactgtgaTATTTCAGAATATAAATAATTACAAAGTTGATTATTATtgttagttaatcgtaaatatttataatatgcTTATGATTTGCGAATGTAATTCTCatttaactaaaataaaccaggtttgatgacgtatgcagcctgcgcatgcgacctccggaggctgcagccttcggattgagaaacggccattaTTTAGGATGGATAGTATGCAgattgtgtctgtctgtttgacaaaatcaaataatttataatcTTATTGTGTGTGTTGTTAGGATGTAGATGAGGATTGTTGTGAATCTTCAGTGTATGTAAATGATGGGAGCTCCTCAGAAAGTCTGGATTTAGTGATCAACGAACAAGATCAGCCACTGATGGACCAACATCTATCTGAAGAGACATCCGGTCCAACACAGGAATCAGAGCTCAATCTCACTTTACTCTGTTATAGCGAGTCAAGCCCCGCAGACGCTCATATTACGGTCACTGTGTGTGACAGTGATGATCAGGATGAGGAATCTTTGGATCAAATCTCCACAGTTTCTCGGAATTTTGTCTGTAATGTTGAAGAACAGCAGAAGATCCCGCAGACAACAGTGAAGACGTCTTCAATCGGAGTGGGGGATTGCAGTAACCAGATGGCgaaaaaaacagaaatcatAGTAGTGGAAAGTGacagtgatgatgatgatgatgatgaagaagaagaaaatgctgaagaagaagaagaagaagaagataaGGATGATAATGGTGATGATGATTTTGTCCCTTCGGATGAGCATtgtgatgaagatgatgatttCATTCCATCAGGTAAGTTTCTTTATTATTGTTTTGTGACACTAGTTGGTgtacattaaagtaaaaaaaaatttcaatgctgttgtgtgtttttttttcagatgagATCAATACATCTTCTGATGAAGAAAAAGCAAAACAAATACACAAGTGTCCATACTGTGAGAAGAGATTTTCCTATACTTGGAAGCTTAAGTCACATGTGCGCTTACACACCAAGGAGAAACCGTTTCAATGCAGCGTATGTGGAAAAACTTTTAGGCTTTCAGGTTCTTTAAAGTCGCACGAAACAACACACAGCGAGGACAAACCCTTTCCGTGTTCACACTGCGATAAACGTTTCAGGAATAAACATCGTGTGATGGTCCATGAAAGAgttcacaccggagagaaaccgTACCTGTGCCAAGACTGTGGGAAGAGCTTCTCTAATACCAATGCTTTTAAATtgcatcagagagttcacaccgGAGAAAAA
Protein-coding sequences here:
- the LOC135723748 gene encoding uncharacterized protein, producing MSRRCYFHPDCKSPLYGLPKDDEIRKQWLNFIFNSSVEHNNPNIFLCAAHFTDDSFLNRGEYNAGFAQRLILKNSSVPTLSGQSDNEPKPDVDEDCCESSVYVNDGSSSESLDLVINEQDQPLMDQHLSEETSGPTQESELNLTLLCYSESSPADAHITVTVCDSDDQDEESLDQISTVSRNFVCNVEEQQKIPQTTVKTSSIGVGDCSNQMAKKTEIIVVESDSDDDDDDEEEENAEEEEEEEDKDDNGDDDFVPSDEHCDEDDDFIPSDEINTSSDEEKAKQIHKCPYCEKRFSYTWKLKSHVRLHTKEKPFQCSVCGKTFRLSGSLKSHETTHSEDKPFPCSHCDKRFRNKHRVMVHERVHTGEKPYLCQDCGKSFSNTNAFKLHQRVHTGEKPYQCTQCEKSFARHKSFKIHQRVHTGVKPYPCSFCGKSFTRQDNLVTHQRIHTGEKPYKCTQCDMGFTQAVLLRLHQKKHTGGKH